Proteins from a genomic interval of Paenibacillus sp. FSL H8-0048:
- a CDS encoding U32 family peptidase produces the protein MKLSVGTNFDDRLPILLKDSHVDVFYGKLSSDLVGGGRPTFALPTIDRARVEEHVKLLHAYGFKFNYLLNATCLDNLETTKDFHYRLRELLEWIGTLQPEYVTVSLPMLIDMVRTALPDVKISLSTFANVNTLRQAQYFEEKGVSEITLPESRNRDFAFLESLRKNTRCDYQLIATNDCMLDCPMRQNHANFQSHASQCNHVTDGFALDYYMLRCTERKLQHPEELLKSQWIRPEDMYIYEELGYHKFKLTERMKTTEKIAATAQSYSERKYEGNLLSLLNSRMAEADFEMPNFSKNIKEDFAPSDKMRQVYRLLFSFQASIDNESLEGFLEGFRSKRCDRMDCDKCGYCAEWASRTVSVAKPGDEALKEFEQLFAALASGSFFESAAGAKAVWSAEGESLLEAVIGRKPEFIRDMAGPEIRKKSEELAAARGSAQVLRQDVAKANVLCTPADFRMFALSDLRALGFDTAELDLEEAAG, from the coding sequence ATGAAGCTGTCTGTCGGCACGAACTTTGATGACCGGTTGCCCATCCTGCTGAAGGATTCGCATGTGGATGTCTTCTACGGCAAGCTGTCCTCTGATCTAGTGGGCGGCGGAAGACCGACCTTTGCACTGCCAACCATAGACCGGGCGAGGGTGGAGGAGCATGTGAAGCTCCTGCATGCTTACGGGTTCAAGTTCAATTATCTGCTGAATGCGACCTGTCTGGATAACCTGGAGACCACGAAGGATTTCCATTACCGCCTGCGCGAGCTGCTGGAATGGATCGGCACGCTGCAGCCGGAATATGTGACGGTATCGCTCCCAATGCTGATTGATATGGTGCGCACCGCGCTGCCCGATGTGAAGATCAGCCTGTCTACCTTCGCCAATGTGAACACGCTGAGACAAGCCCAGTATTTCGAGGAAAAAGGTGTCAGCGAGATTACCCTGCCCGAGAGCCGGAACCGTGACTTCGCCTTCCTGGAGAGCCTGCGCAAGAATACCCGCTGCGACTATCAGCTCATTGCGACCAATGACTGTATGCTGGATTGCCCGATGCGCCAGAATCATGCGAACTTTCAGAGCCACGCCTCGCAGTGTAACCATGTGACTGACGGCTTCGCGCTGGATTATTATATGCTGCGCTGTACGGAGCGGAAGCTCCAGCATCCGGAGGAGCTGCTGAAGTCGCAGTGGATTCGCCCGGAGGATATGTATATCTATGAAGAGCTGGGCTATCACAAGTTCAAGCTGACCGAGCGGATGAAGACCACGGAGAAGATTGCGGCAACTGCGCAGTCCTACTCCGAGCGGAAGTATGAGGGGAACCTGCTTAGCCTGCTCAATTCGCGGATGGCGGAGGCCGACTTTGAAATGCCGAACTTCTCCAAGAATATCAAGGAGGATTTCGCACCGTCCGACAAAATGAGACAGGTCTACCGCCTGCTGTTCAGCTTCCAGGCCAGCATTGACAACGAGAGTCTGGAAGGCTTCCTGGAGGGCTTCCGCTCGAAGCGCTGCGACCGGATGGACTGTGACAAATGCGGCTACTGTGCCGAATGGGCCAGCCGGACGGTATCCGTGGCGAAGCCCGGGGACGAGGCGCTGAAGGAATTCGAGCAGCTGTTCGCGGCGCTGGCTTCGGGAAGCTTCTTCGAATCGGCGGCCGGAGCGAAGGCGGTCTGGAGTGCGGAAGGGGAGAGTCTTCTGGAAGCGGTCATTGGGCGCAAGCCCGAGTTCATCCGCGATATGGCCGGGCCTGAGATCCGTAAGAAGTCCGAGGAGCTGGCAGCGGCGCGCGGAAGTGCCCAGGTCTTAAGGCAGGATGTGGCTAAAGCGAACGTACTGTGTACCCCGGCGGACTTCCGGATGTTCGCGCTTAGCGATCTGCGGGCACTGGGCTTCGATACGGCTGAGCTGGACTTAGAGGAGGCAGCCGGATGA
- a CDS encoding TIGR04076 family protein — translation MNYEFELKVTGVKGHCRAGHKEGDIMKVSPLNAGNLCGTAFHAVFPMLLALNMDAKLPWDPEGNIVHSACPDLRNQMTMEIRRIPVEPSEDSPYAGRMLQSK, via the coding sequence ATGAATTATGAATTTGAGCTTAAGGTTACGGGCGTTAAAGGGCATTGCCGGGCAGGTCATAAGGAAGGGGATATTATGAAGGTCTCCCCGCTGAACGCAGGCAATCTGTGCGGAACAGCCTTTCATGCGGTCTTCCCGATGCTGCTGGCGCTGAACATGGATGCGAAGCTGCCGTGGGACCCGGAGGGCAACATTGTACATTCGGCCTGCCCGGATCTGCGTAACCAGATGACGATGGAAATCCGCCGGATTCCGGTGGAGCCGTCTGAGGATTCCCCTTATGCCGGACGGATGCTGCAATCCAAATGA
- a CDS encoding flavodoxin family protein, protein MKKIIGLAGSMKKHHSSSEYLLSVALEAAAEQGVQTELLRLNDYNILPCDGCGNCMNGKHCHLLKDPEDQLTELYDKLKEADGFVFASPVYALSLPAVWKNWIDRCEPCSDEDLDFEYYNYDRVAGVKGKAFKGKVAGQIVVAAGPGHEWALASLMPCFTAIKLSMIASAGISLIEYDGQPGIRKRSWSKPIEEAEEAKMMARAVGMRVASSLGFSYFDLPAGQAGVGQGQGSGGQDAMERSQDQVEQSLECGVQAEVWSAFTVQDVRDGEVTLGDLASIQPRIFVIGDQQASLRCAPLLERLAQQFGGSADCALIARVGQLPHFITHEFVKEKTSQTVPGFALYYDWEDKLASRCTLAPGQPAILVGRSPGEWRLFAVDEADGRDIDRVVDYLEEAVV, encoded by the coding sequence ATGAAGAAGATCATCGGGCTGGCCGGGTCAATGAAGAAGCATCACAGCTCCAGCGAATATCTGCTCTCCGTTGCGCTTGAAGCCGCAGCGGAGCAGGGGGTGCAGACGGAGCTGCTGCGGCTGAATGATTACAACATTCTGCCCTGTGACGGCTGCGGCAATTGCATGAACGGCAAGCACTGCCACCTGCTGAAGGACCCGGAGGACCAGTTGACGGAGCTGTACGACAAGCTGAAGGAGGCGGACGGGTTCGTCTTCGCCTCACCTGTCTATGCGCTCTCGCTTCCGGCCGTCTGGAAGAACTGGATCGACCGCTGCGAGCCGTGCAGCGACGAGGATCTGGACTTCGAATACTACAATTATGACCGGGTAGCCGGAGTGAAGGGCAAAGCGTTCAAGGGCAAGGTAGCCGGACAGATTGTGGTTGCAGCGGGACCGGGGCATGAATGGGCGCTGGCCTCGCTGATGCCTTGCTTCACAGCGATCAAGCTGTCGATGATTGCCAGCGCGGGCATCAGCCTGATTGAATATGACGGGCAGCCGGGCATACGCAAGCGCTCCTGGAGCAAGCCGATTGAAGAAGCGGAGGAGGCGAAGATGATGGCCCGGGCGGTAGGAATGCGGGTGGCCTCCTCCTTGGGCTTCTCTTACTTTGACCTTCCTGCCGGACAGGCGGGGGTTGGGCAAGGGCAAGGAAGCGGAGGGCAGGATGCTATGGAGCGGAGCCAGGACCAGGTGGAGCAAAGTCTGGAATGCGGGGTGCAGGCAGAAGTCTGGTCTGCCTTTACTGTGCAGGACGTCCGGGATGGGGAGGTTACGCTCGGTGATCTCGCTTCGATTCAGCCAAGGATCTTCGTCATCGGCGATCAGCAGGCCAGCCTCCGCTGCGCGCCGCTGCTGGAACGGCTGGCGCAGCAGTTCGGCGGGAGCGCCGACTGTGCGTTAATTGCAAGAGTAGGGCAGCTGCCCCACTTCATCACGCATGAATTCGTGAAGGAGAAGACAAGCCAGACCGTTCCCGGCTTCGCGCTGTATTATGACTGGGAGGATAAGCTGGCCTCGCGCTGCACCCTGGCGCCCGGACAGCCGGCCATTCTGGTAGGCCGAAGCCCCGGAGAATGGCGGTTGTTCGCAGTGGATGAAGCAGACGGCCGGGACATAGACCGGGTCGTGGACTATCTGGAGGAAGCTGTCGTATGA
- a CDS encoding carboxymuconolactone decarboxylase family protein has product MSEMLMRVNPQVGAAFDSMCKTIEDTGTLEPKVRELIRLACVVTDRSAYGIRLHALKAYELGASTEEVTETVMNCLPVAGIEAVSSGLAAALSAVEAKRGVHHGR; this is encoded by the coding sequence ATGAGTGAAATGTTGATGAGAGTAAATCCGCAGGTGGGGGCCGCTTTTGATAGCATGTGCAAGACGATTGAGGATACAGGGACGCTTGAGCCCAAAGTACGGGAATTGATCCGGCTGGCTTGTGTGGTCACGGACCGTTCTGCTTACGGTATCCGGCTGCATGCGCTGAAGGCTTATGAGCTGGGGGCGAGCACGGAGGAAGTGACGGAGACGGTGATGAATTGTCTGCCGGTGGCAGGCATTGAGGCGGTCTCCTCGGGCCTTGCTGCGGCATTGTCGGCCGTGGAAGCCAAGCGGGGTGTTCATCATGGCCGTTAA
- the hemW gene encoding radical SAM family heme chaperone HemW yields MNRAKSYVEMFKERDSICVSHYPVPVSQHTEPEVRAFMELDQVNTKDTPVALYLHIPFCDATCSFCPFNRYLKRQDQVDRYLAAVRQEMDSYAATPFGSSITVSSINLGGGTPSCLSSEELTGLLQYMKQSFRVEEDAMIFIEGNPRNFTAGKLETLALQGLNRISVGVQTFQEELAEVLGLYHSVEDSFELVKNARNNGIENVGIDLMYNLPGQTLDQWRADILTSIEQEIDHICVLSFCVVPHTQIASRIAEGKIPGIGDVYREIELYTIAKEMLLEAGYEQYSVIDFAKPGKTDRHATLYFSEQSHMIGIGAAAFGIINGYMYINSGNLNEYMTRVQDGLLPVNCGEKADERELAHGAMAKGLRMLSVNRAGFVKMFGQEPEQLFPETIERLVQDGLLIQDAEGIRLTEDGIVWGNNVSKQFFSAKYADYGLQHRMKLAKGRPVQPVQPVQSVQS; encoded by the coding sequence ATGAATAGAGCGAAGTCATACGTTGAAATGTTCAAGGAGAGAGATTCGATCTGCGTCTCGCATTATCCGGTGCCTGTCTCACAGCACACAGAGCCTGAGGTCCGGGCGTTTATGGAGCTGGATCAGGTGAATACCAAGGATACACCGGTAGCGCTGTATCTGCATATTCCCTTTTGCGATGCCACCTGCTCGTTCTGCCCGTTCAACCGTTATCTGAAGCGGCAGGATCAGGTGGACCGCTACCTGGCTGCTGTCCGGCAGGAGATGGACAGCTATGCAGCTACGCCGTTTGGCAGCAGCATTACGGTCTCGTCCATTAATCTCGGCGGCGGAACCCCCTCCTGCCTGTCCTCGGAAGAGCTGACCGGACTCCTGCAATATATGAAGCAGTCGTTCCGTGTGGAAGAGGATGCCATGATCTTCATCGAAGGCAACCCCCGGAACTTCACCGCCGGCAAGCTGGAGACGTTGGCCTTGCAGGGGCTGAACCGGATCAGTGTGGGCGTGCAGACCTTCCAGGAGGAGCTGGCCGAGGTGTTAGGGCTGTATCACAGTGTCGAGGATTCGTTCGAGTTAGTGAAGAATGCGCGTAACAACGGAATTGAGAATGTTGGCATTGACCTGATGTACAATCTGCCGGGCCAGACCCTGGATCAATGGCGGGCGGATATCCTTACCTCCATTGAGCAGGAGATTGACCATATCTGCGTGCTTTCCTTCTGTGTGGTGCCTCATACCCAGATCGCCTCGCGTATAGCGGAAGGGAAGATTCCGGGCATCGGGGATGTCTACCGGGAGATCGAGCTGTATACCATCGCTAAGGAGATGCTGCTGGAAGCCGGGTATGAGCAGTACAGCGTCATCGATTTCGCCAAGCCGGGCAAGACGGACCGGCATGCCACCCTGTACTTCTCAGAGCAGTCGCATATGATCGGGATCGGCGCGGCCGCTTTTGGCATCATCAACGGCTATATGTATATCAACAGCGGCAATCTGAATGAATATATGACCCGTGTGCAGGACGGGCTGCTGCCGGTCAATTGCGGGGAGAAGGCGGATGAGCGGGAGCTGGCGCACGGGGCCATGGCTAAGGGTCTGCGGATGCTGTCCGTTAACCGTGCCGGGTTCGTGAAGATGTTCGGGCAGGAGCCGGAGCAGCTGTTCCCGGAGACGATAGAGCGTTTGGTGCAGGACGGACTGCTAATTCAGGATGCGGAAGGGATTCGGCTGACTGAGGACGGCATTGTGTGGGGCAACAATGTGAGCAAGCAATTTTTCTCCGCAAAATATGCGGATTACGGGCTGCAGCACCGGATGAAGCTGGCTAAGGGACGCCCGGTGCAACCGGTACAACCAGTGCAATCGGTTCAATCATAA
- the hemW gene encoding radical SAM family heme chaperone HemW: MAVKTTTHESFYNVYPHRDPICVSHYPNPVTEVLPADIYGTMGLGGQPPADNVGAVYVHVPFCASVCIFCPFNKMAYQEKQVEQYMEAVKAEIGIYASSPYGSQSTISAVTFGGGTPSALSAERMVEMLKSVQANYRVTPDAQISFEGSPATLTLAKMQAIRAQGANRISIGIQTFNDKMGHHLRMSHDSRRAFEVLEEAKEAGFENIGIDLMYNLPEQTMEEWLEDVRTAVRLGIDHITVFSLCVVPFTALFKMIKEGKIPPTGSVELEVDMYLEAKRLLQEEGYVQYSVWDFAKPGFEDRHVLLYYTQQKDLFAHGPAAFGYVNKLMYINQGDIQEYSDRLQQQFLSVFIASQADDLEAMHGMMAKGLRMLSVKRKDFAGMFGYQPEEVFGQTIDELVAKGLLETDEHEIRLSARGIVWGNNVCKEFFSEANQQTFESRVKLARGQKPAEAAGEELKG, from the coding sequence ATGGCCGTTAAGACCACAACCCACGAATCCTTCTATAACGTATATCCCCACAGAGATCCTATCTGTGTGTCCCACTATCCCAACCCTGTGACCGAGGTTCTCCCGGCTGATATTTACGGAACGATGGGCCTGGGCGGCCAGCCGCCGGCGGATAATGTGGGTGCAGTCTATGTGCATGTTCCCTTCTGCGCCTCCGTCTGCATCTTCTGCCCCTTCAATAAGATGGCCTATCAGGAAAAGCAGGTGGAGCAGTACATGGAGGCCGTCAAGGCCGAAATCGGCATTTATGCCTCTTCTCCGTATGGTTCGCAGTCCACGATCAGCGCGGTGACGTTCGGGGGAGGGACGCCTTCCGCTCTGTCGGCTGAACGGATGGTGGAGATGCTGAAGAGCGTCCAGGCGAATTACCGGGTGACGCCGGATGCGCAGATTTCTTTTGAAGGCAGCCCGGCAACCTTGACACTTGCGAAAATGCAGGCTATCCGCGCCCAGGGGGCGAACCGGATCAGCATCGGCATCCAGACCTTCAATGACAAGATGGGGCATCATCTGCGGATGAGCCATGATTCCCGGCGGGCCTTCGAGGTGCTGGAGGAAGCGAAGGAAGCAGGCTTCGAGAATATCGGTATCGATCTGATGTATAACCTGCCTGAGCAGACCATGGAGGAGTGGCTGGAGGATGTCCGGACAGCAGTGCGGCTCGGCATCGACCATATCACTGTATTTTCTCTGTGTGTAGTACCCTTTACTGCTCTGTTCAAAATGATTAAGGAAGGCAAGATTCCGCCTACCGGCAGCGTTGAGCTGGAAGTGGATATGTATCTGGAAGCCAAGCGGCTGCTCCAGGAAGAGGGCTATGTCCAGTATAGCGTGTGGGATTTCGCCAAGCCGGGCTTCGAGGACCGGCATGTCCTCTTGTACTATACCCAGCAGAAGGATCTGTTCGCGCACGGTCCGGCGGCCTTCGGGTACGTCAACAAGCTGATGTATATCAACCAGGGGGATATCCAGGAGTACAGCGACCGGCTCCAGCAGCAGTTCCTGTCCGTCTTCATCGCCAGCCAGGCGGATGATCTGGAAGCGATGCACGGCATGATGGCCAAGGGCCTGCGGATGCTGTCAGTGAAGCGGAAGGATTTCGCGGGAATGTTCGGATATCAGCCGGAAGAGGTCTTCGGTCAGACGATCGATGAACTGGTAGCCAAAGGCCTGCTGGAAACGGATGAGCATGAGATCCGCCTGTCGGCGAGAGGTATTGTCTGGGGCAACAATGTCTGCAAGGAATTCTTCTCGGAAGCGAACCAGCAGACCTTCGAGAGCCGTGTGAAGCTGGCACGCGGACAAAAGCCGGCTGAGGCTGCCGGAGAGGAGCTGAAGGGATGA